The stretch of DNA CGACGCCTCGGCGGTCGGGGTCGGGGTCGGGGTCGGCGTCCCCGTCGCCGTCGGCGCGGGCGTCGGCGTGTCGGTCGGCGCCGCCGTCGGCGTCGACTGATCGCCGCCGAGAACCCCCGAGCAGCCGCTCAGGAGCACCAGAGCGGCGACGAGGACGGGCGCGAGTCGTGCGGGTGACATTTCGTGTGAGGAACGGAATCGGTGGACAAAACCGTTCCGCCGGCGTCGCCGGGGTCACGGACGCGCCGAACGCGCTGTCGAGGGGGACCTACTGCCAGTTCGTGTAGAAGAGAACGGCGATACCGACCGTCTCCAGCACCTGGAGGATCATCATGACCTCGACGGCGAGGGGTGGCATCGCCGGGGCGTTGAAGTAGAAATAGAGGGCAACGGCGTTCTCGGCGAGGAGGAGGACGGCAAAGAGGATCAGGCCGCGCAGGACGGAGCCGGGGACCTCACGGTAGTTCCGAATCCAGATGCTCAGCAGGCCGAGCAACAGGAGGACGTTGAGTCCGGCGGCGACGCGGGCCGCGTCGACCATCAGGCTCATCGGCACCCCTCGGCGGTCGTCGGTGTCGTTGGGTCACGGATCATCCTTGGAGTTTGGTGAAGATGTCTTCGACGGTCCCCCAGTGGTTCCGGGTTCGCTCGCTCGGCAGATAGACGGTGCCGTAGTTCTCGTCGCTGCTCGTGACGATGTCGTGTTCTTCGAGGACGTCGAGATGGTGGCGGATGGTGTTGTACGCGAGGTCGAGATCGTCGGCGAGGCGGTTGGCGTTCCGGGGGCGATCGTCGAGTTCGCGGAGGATGCGGGCGCGGTTGGGTCCCCCGCGGGTCGCGGCGAGGACCTGCCAGAGCACCACCTCCATGTGTGCGGACGTTCCACGGCAGCCACAAATAACACACCGGTCTCCATCGCCACGCAGGACCGGGATTCACGGCGACGGTCCGGCCGACCGCGTCCGACGCAGCGTGAAGCTGGTGGAACGTCTCGTCTCACACCCGCCCTTTCGGACATGACCGCTTAACCATTGTGTACGGCCCGGCGCAAATTCAACCGGTTCGCGATACGAAACGATATCCGCGTAATCGGCCGACACCGGCTTGATCGGTCGTTCCGTCGAACTGACTTGCAACGAAATCACGAGAGATTCTAGTCCGAATGCCGAAAGTAGTTAACTGCCCATCAGACCTCCACAGATCCGTACGATGACGGACTCCGCAGACACGACACGACGCCACGTACTTCTCGGACTCGGAACCGCCGTGACCGCCGGCCTCGCCGGCTGTGGAGGGCAGGGTGGCGACGCCACGTCGACCCCGACGGCGACTGCAACGGAGACGGAGACGGAGACGGCCACGGAGGCGCCGACCGAGACGCCGACCGAGACGCCGAGCGGCTCGGCGAACCTCCGGGTCGCGCACGTGTCGCCGAACGCCCCCAACGTCGACGTCTACGCCGACGGCAGCGCCGTCCTCGAAGACGTGGCCTTCGGCGCCGTCAGCGACTATCTGGAGGTGCCCGCGGGCGACCGGCAAGTGCGCATCACCCCGGCAGGGCAGTCGGGAACGACCGTCTTCGAGGGCGCCGTCCCCGTCGAGGACGGTGGCGAGTACACCGTCGCCGCAATCGGTGAGGTGGGCGACATGGCCGAGCAACCGTTCGAGCCCCTCGTCCTCGAGGACGACAACAGCGACCCCGGCGACGACATGGCCCGGGTGCGCCTCGTCCACGCTTCGCCCGACGCCCCCGCCGTCGACGTGACCCTCGCTTCCAACGGCGACGCGCTCTTCGACGGCGTCGCCTTCGGCGGGTCGGGGTACGTCACCGTCCCCGCCGGCGACTACACCCTCCAGGTTCGCGGCGACACCGAGAGCAACGACGGCGACGTCGTCGCCGAGTTCGACGTGAGCGTCGCCGGCGGCGAGGTGTACACGGCCTTCGCCGCGGGCTACCTCTCGCCCGACGACGACCCCGCCGACACCCCCTTCGATCTGATCGTCGCCAGCGACACCGGCGGCGGGATGATGGAGGCGCCCGAGCCGGCGAACCTCCGGGTCGCGCACGTGTCGCCGAACGCCCCCAACGTCGACGTCTACGCCGACGGCAGCGCCGTCCTCGAAGACGTGGCCTTCGGCGCCGTCAGCGACTACCTCGAAGTCCCTGCCGGCGACCGACAGGTGCGGATCACGCCCGCCGGCGACGCGGAGACGACGGTGTTCGAGGGCGCCGTCCCCGTCGAGGCCGGAACGGACTACACCGTCGCCGCAACCGGCGAGGTGGGCGACATGGCCGAGCAACCGTTCGAGCCGCTCGTACTGACGGACGACAACAGCGACCCCGGCGACGACATGGCTCGGGTGCGTCTCGTCCACGCCTCGCCCGACGCCCCCGCCGTCGACGTGACCCTCGCTTCCAACGGCGACGCCCTGTTCGACGGCGTCGCCTACGGCGAGTCGGGCTCCGTCACCGTCCCCGCCGGCGACTACACCCTCCAGGTTCGCGGCGACACCGAGAGCAACGACGGCGACGTCGTCGCCGAGTTCGACGTGAGCGTTGCCGGCGGCGGCGTCTACACCGGCTTCGCGGCCGGCTACCTCTCCCCCGACGACGACCCCGCCGACACTCCCTTCGATCTGATCGTCGCACAGGACAGCGGCGGGTCGATGGGCGGCATGGACGGGTCGAGCGGCAACGAAACCAGCATGGCCGTCGACGCGCCGCGCGCACACTTCGGGCGCTAACGGCCGCTCACTCCCCGACCGGTTCGATCCCCGCGTCGCCGTTCGGCCCCATGCAGACGAACGAACTCCCGGCATCGCTCTCGTTGCGGAACCAGTGGACGGTGCCGCCGGGGACGAGCAGAGAGCCGCCCTCGCTCGCCGTCCGTTCCTCGTCCTCGATGCCGACGACGTACTCGCCGGCGACGGCGTGGACCGCGTGTTCGACGGTGTTGGTGTGTTTGGGCACCTCGGCGCCGGGGTCGAGTCGGTAGCGACGCATCCGGAAGTCGGGCGCGCCGTCGGCCTCCGACAGGTCCGCGTCGTTTTCGTCGCCGGCGCGTCTGCTCACGGGGGACGGCCGTCGGTCGCTCAGCTCCCCGGCTGGCCGGCCGAATCGCACGATGGCTCGTCCGACGCGTGAGGGTCGCGCTCCCCGGCCGGCACCGTCGTCTCCAGCCAGTTCTCCTCGGGCGGGAGCGGACAGGAGAAGGCGTCGCTGAACGCGCAGAACGGCGTGTACGCGAGGTTGAAATCCAGCGTGACGCGGTCACCGTCCGCCAGTTCGTGGTCCGGAGCGAGTTCCATGTAGCGGCCGCCGCGGTAGGTCTGCTGGCCGGTCGTCTTGTCCCGGAAGGGGACGAACACCTCGTCGCCGCCGCCCGCCTGTCGGTAGCCGGCGAGGGTGTGCGACTCGCCGTCGAGCGTGAACTCGAACGTGACGACGCGGAGATAGCGGACGGTCCGGTCGTCGCTCGTCTCCATCCCTATCGGCTCCGGGTCGGCGTGGACGGTCACCGTCGCCTCGACGCGGTAGTCGGGGGTCGGCTCGAAGTAGTCGAGTCCGTCGAAGTCGTCGCGCTCGTCCGGGGGGATGGGGGAGCCACGCTCCTCGGCGAAGACGCGGTCCTTCTCGGCTCGGTTCTCACGAAGTCGCTCGGCGTAGTCGGTCACGGCGCGGCTACGTCGCCGACGCTGTTCAGTCCGACGGTCGCTGTCGAGTCGTATCAGCCCTGATAATCCGATCACGTTACTTATGTGAACGGTCACCGAGTTGGTGACGAATGGTGTCGAAAGGGGACCTGGGAGTGAGCTATCTCGTCGCCGTGGGGGTCGTGCTGTTCGGCGTCTTCAGCGCCGGGGTCCTCCTGCCGGTCGACGCCGTCCGTTCGCGTTCCATCCTCGGGTTGAGCATGGGGATCATGATCGCCGGCAGCTTCCTCGTGACCGGCATCGGGCTGGCACGGAGCAGCCTCGACGACGAGCGCGTGTGGCGGGTCGCCGGCTGGTCGACGCTCGGGTTGGGCGTCCCCACGCTGTTCGCGGTTCTGGTGATTCTCGTGGTCCCGTCGATGCTCAGCGGACTCGGGTGGCGAAGCATCGTCCTCGTCAACATCGCGGCTGGCGGCGTCGTCGGCGTGCTCGTCGGGTCGCTGCTCGAACTTCGCGCCGAGCACGAACGAACGCGGACGCTCAACCAGCGCAACACGGTCTTCCTACGGCTCTTTCGACACGACATCCGAACCAGCGTCAACCTCATCCGGGGCCATCTCGACCTCGCGGCGGGCGACGGGGAGACGCCGCTCGGGTCGACCGACGTGATCCACGACCACCTCGCACACATCGAACGGCTGAGCGACGCGGCGAACCGCCTCGACGACCTCGAATCGATGACGGAGACGGGGTCCATCGACCTCGGAGCGCTCGTTCGGGACCGACTCGACGTGATGCAACGCTCGACCGACGCGGTGGCCGTCGAGACGGAGATCCACCCCGAGTCGTACGTGCGGGCGAACGGCCTCCTCACCTCGGTGGTGGACAACTTGCTCAGGAACGCCGTCGAGCATAGCTCGACGAGCAGTCCGCCAGGGGCCGACGACGCCGTCGAGCATAGCTCGACGAGCAGTCCGCCAGGGGCCGACGACGCCGTCGAGCATAGCTCGACGAGCAGTCCGCCGTCCGGGACCGCCCCGTCGCTCCGGGTGACCGTCCGCCCGGCCGGCGACACCGTTCTGTTCCGGGTCGCGGACGACGGGCCGGGCTTTACCGACGCCGAACTCGCCGTCCACGCGGACGCCGAGGCGACGGAGACGGCGCTCCGACACAGCGACGGGGTCGGCCTCTGGCTCGTCCGGTGGATCGTCGACGCCTACGACGGCGACGTCACCGTCGAGAACGGCGACGACTGCGGCGCCGTCGTGACCGTGCGGCTGCCGCCCGCCCGCGACGAACCGTCGTCGAATCCGGACCCGGGGCCGCCGACGGAGTCGGTGCTGGCACCACGAACGAACTGACCGGCCGACGACAGCTCGAAGCACGCAGCGGCGGTCCGGCCGTGGGTGACGGGACGCCGGGACGCACCGGCCGCGGCGGGGCGGGGAACATAACTCCGTCCCACCCCATCGAAGACGTGATGCAGTCGAACCCCGGTCTGGATTCACGGGTACTGACCCTGGCGCTGGCGCGAATGGTCGATTCGGTCGCGAACTCCTTTCTGGTGGTCGTCCTCCCCCTGTACATCGGGCGGGCCGTCGCACTGCCGGCGTTCGTCGGGAGCGTCGTCGCCGTCGGCCCCCTGTCCTTTCGGCTGACCGAGGCGCTCCTGATCGGCGTCGTTCTCTCCCTCTTTGGCTTTCTGAACAGCCTCGGCCAACCGTTCACCGGTCGGCTCTCCGATCGGACCGGCAGGCGGACGGTGTATCTCCTGCTCGGCCTGGCGCTGGTGGCTCTCGGCAGCCTCGGCTTCCTCTTTCGCGCGGATTACGTCTCGGTGCTCGTGTTGCGGGGGCTCCAAGGCGTCGGCGCCGCGTTCACCGTCCCGATGACCGTCGCGCTGGTCAACGAATACTCGGCCGAAGGGGAGCGGGGCGGGAACTTCGGGCTGTTCAACACGTTTCGACTGCTGGGGTTCGGGACCGGCCCCCTCGTCGCCGGGGTCGTCATCGAGTTCGGCCCGTACGCCGCCCGTGGCGTGACCCTCTCGGGCTTCGACGCCGCCTTTCTGGTGGCCGTCGTGGCCGCGGCGGTCAGCTTCGGGCTGGTCACGCTGCTCATCGACGACCCCGAGGAACTCGAAGCCCAGGCGGGTGAGGAGCTGTCGGTGGCCGTTCGGAACCGTGACGGCCCGGGTCTTGACGCGGTGTTCGCGCTCGCGCTCGTGACCGTCGTGATGGCGATGAGCTTCGCCATCTTCGCGCCGCTGGCCAACACCATCAACGAGCGACTCGGTCAAGGCGACCTCGTCTTCGCCGTGCAGTTCGGCGCCGCGGTCCTGGCGAACGTCCTCTTACAGCTTCCGATCGGCCGCCTCAGCGACCGGTACGGCCGCCGACCGTTCCTGCTCGGGGGGTTCGTCCTCCTGCTCCCGACGACGCTCTTTCAGGGCTTCGTCACCTCGTCGCTCGCGATGATCGTCCTGCGGTTCCTGCAGGGCGCCGCCGTCGCCGCCGTCTTCGCCCCGTCGCTGGCGCTCGCGGGCGAACTCGCGGGGGAGGGGCAGTCCGGCTCCACCCTCTCCCTGCTGACGATGGGGTTCGGGCTCGGCATCGCCGTCGGGACACTCCTCTCCGGGATTCTCGTCGGGTTCGGGTTCGCCGTCCCCTTCGTCGTGGCGACGGCCGGCGGCGTCGTCGGGCTGGCACTCGTTTACACGCAGGTGCACGAGCCGTCGTCCGAGCCGGCGACCCCGGCGCCGGCGGCCGATTGAGTCGGGACGCCGGACGCGTGCCGGCTCGACGGACCGACCCGGCGGCTCCGGACGACGGCCTTTCATATCCCCCACCTATCGGGGACGGCATACAACCGTCTCGCGTTCGAACGACGTGCGTTCTCCCTATGGACAACGAGGACTGTCGTAAGGCCGGTGCATCGTGGGCGATCGTACAGGGACTGCTCACCGCAGTCGTCCCGCAACTGGGCGTACGGCTATTCAAACGACTGCTCGGGACGAACTTCGAGAACGCGGGCGAACTCCGGGCGAAACCGGCGTATCTCCGCCAGCTCCGGGCGACCGGCATCGGGCTCGCGGCCGCCGGGGTCGCCACCCTCGTCATGGACGCGGTGGCGGACGACGACGGCGAGCCTGGGGCCGAGTAGACGATCCGGGCCGGCATCCCGCCGCCGGAACCGTCGACGACGGCGTCGCCGACTGCCCCGACCGCCCGCGGTTCGGGCGCGTGACGACCGGCACCGGTCGGAGCGAGCGCCTCGACGCCGGCGTGGTCAGCGACCGAACCAGTCGATCAGCAGATTCATTCCACCGTCGGCCCGTCTTCGCGGCATGCACAAGCGGGTCCGGTTCCTCCTCGGCGTCGCGCTCGGCGGCGGCGCCCTCCTCCTGTACGCGTGGTACGCGGGGGTCGGCGGGATCGTGGATCGGGCACGGGCCGTCGCGCCGTGGGCGCTGGGTGCGCTGGCACTCCTCGTCGCCGCCGAAGGGGTGGTCGACGGTGCCGGCGTCTGGGCGTCCGTCCGCCCCCTCGACGGCGGTCTCGACCCGCTCCGGAGCGTCCAGTTCGCGCTCGCCGGCGACTTCTTCGACATCGTGAGCCCGGCGGGAGCCGCGAGCTCCGAACCGATCATGTCCCGGTTCATCAGCGTGGCGACCGGGACCGGCTACAGCGAGGCGCTCGGCGTCCGCGGCGTGGCGAAGTACGTCAAGGCGACCGGGCAGATCCTGCTGTCGAGCGTCGTCGGCGTCGCCGTCCTCCGCGGCGACGCCGCGGGCGTTCTGCGGACGCTCGTCGCCGGCGTCGTCGCGGTGGTCGCGGTCGGCGTCGTCGGCGTCGTCGTCGGCGGACACCTCGCCCGCCTGTCGGTCGCGGTGCTGACGCCCGTCGCCGCCGCCGTCTCGACGGTCGTGCCGGGCGTCGCGGCCGACCGCGAGCGGGTCGCCGCCGCCGTCGACCGCTTCCGGACGCGAGTCGCGGAGTTCGGTGACCGCCCCGCCCTCGTGGCGCTGATCGTCCTCGGCGGGGTCCTCGAACAACTGCTCGTCGCCGTCGCGCTGTGGACGCTCCTGACCGCGCTCGGAACTCCCGTCGCCTTCCTCCCGATCCTCGTCGTCGTCCCGCTCCCGCAGGCCGCGACGGTCGTCCCCGTCCCGGCGAGCCTCGGGGCGTACGACCTGCTCCTCGGCGGCGCGCTCGTCGTCACGACGGGCGTCGCGAGCGTCACCGCGGCCACCGCCGTCCTGCTCTTTCGGACCGCGAGCCTGGCGTTCGGACTCTCGATCGGCGGGCTGTGTGCCGCGTTGCTCCGCGGCTGGCGACCGGGGGCGTAGCGCCGCGTCGTGCCGTCCGGTTCGGGCCGTCGCGTCGCTCCCGACGGCCATGAGCATGACGATTGCGATGGCGACG from Haloplanus salinus encodes:
- a CDS encoding MFS transporter, yielding MQSNPGLDSRVLTLALARMVDSVANSFLVVVLPLYIGRAVALPAFVGSVVAVGPLSFRLTEALLIGVVLSLFGFLNSLGQPFTGRLSDRTGRRTVYLLLGLALVALGSLGFLFRADYVSVLVLRGLQGVGAAFTVPMTVALVNEYSAEGERGGNFGLFNTFRLLGFGTGPLVAGVVIEFGPYAARGVTLSGFDAAFLVAVVAAAVSFGLVTLLIDDPEELEAQAGEELSVAVRNRDGPGLDAVFALALVTVVMAMSFAIFAPLANTINERLGQGDLVFAVQFGAAVLANVLLQLPIGRLSDRYGRRPFLLGGFVLLLPTTLFQGFVTSSLAMIVLRFLQGAAVAAVFAPSLALAGELAGEGQSGSTLSLLTMGFGLGIAVGTLLSGILVGFGFAVPFVVATAGGVVGLALVYTQVHEPSSEPATPAPAAD
- a CDS encoding lysylphosphatidylglycerol synthase domain-containing protein, translated to MHKRVRFLLGVALGGGALLLYAWYAGVGGIVDRARAVAPWALGALALLVAAEGVVDGAGVWASVRPLDGGLDPLRSVQFALAGDFFDIVSPAGAASSEPIMSRFISVATGTGYSEALGVRGVAKYVKATGQILLSSVVGVAVLRGDAAGVLRTLVAGVVAVVAVGVVGVVVGGHLARLSVAVLTPVAAAVSTVVPGVAADRERVAAAVDRFRTRVAEFGDRPALVALIVLGGVLEQLLVAVALWTLLTALGTPVAFLPILVVVPLPQAATVVPVPASLGAYDLLLGGALVVTTGVASVTAATAVLLFRTASLAFGLSIGGLCAALLRGWRPGA
- a CDS encoding cupin domain-containing protein, whose protein sequence is MSDRRPSPVSRRAGDENDADLSEADGAPDFRMRRYRLDPGAEVPKHTNTVEHAVHAVAGEYVVGIEDEERTASEGGSLLVPGGTVHWFRNESDAGSSFVCMGPNGDAGIEPVGE
- a CDS encoding ArsR/SmtB family transcription factor, whose protein sequence is MEVVLWQVLAATRGGPNRARILRELDDRPRNANRLADDLDLAYNTIRHHLDVLEEHDIVTSSDENYGTVYLPSERTRNHWGTVEDIFTKLQG
- a CDS encoding sensor histidine kinase produces the protein MVSKGDLGVSYLVAVGVVLFGVFSAGVLLPVDAVRSRSILGLSMGIMIAGSFLVTGIGLARSSLDDERVWRVAGWSTLGLGVPTLFAVLVILVVPSMLSGLGWRSIVLVNIAAGGVVGVLVGSLLELRAEHERTRTLNQRNTVFLRLFRHDIRTSVNLIRGHLDLAAGDGETPLGSTDVIHDHLAHIERLSDAANRLDDLESMTETGSIDLGALVRDRLDVMQRSTDAVAVETEIHPESYVRANGLLTSVVDNLLRNAVEHSSTSSPPGADDAVEHSSTSSPPGADDAVEHSSTSSPPSGTAPSLRVTVRPAGDTVLFRVADDGPGFTDAELAVHADAEATETALRHSDGVGLWLVRWIVDAYDGDVTVENGDDCGAVVTVRLPPARDEPSSNPDPGPPTESVLAPRTN
- a CDS encoding DUF4397 domain-containing protein, producing MTDSADTTRRHVLLGLGTAVTAGLAGCGGQGGDATSTPTATATETETETATEAPTETPTETPSGSANLRVAHVSPNAPNVDVYADGSAVLEDVAFGAVSDYLEVPAGDRQVRITPAGQSGTTVFEGAVPVEDGGEYTVAAIGEVGDMAEQPFEPLVLEDDNSDPGDDMARVRLVHASPDAPAVDVTLASNGDALFDGVAFGGSGYVTVPAGDYTLQVRGDTESNDGDVVAEFDVSVAGGEVYTAFAAGYLSPDDDPADTPFDLIVASDTGGGMMEAPEPANLRVAHVSPNAPNVDVYADGSAVLEDVAFGAVSDYLEVPAGDRQVRITPAGDAETTVFEGAVPVEAGTDYTVAATGEVGDMAEQPFEPLVLTDDNSDPGDDMARVRLVHASPDAPAVDVTLASNGDALFDGVAYGESGSVTVPAGDYTLQVRGDTESNDGDVVAEFDVSVAGGGVYTGFAAGYLSPDDDPADTPFDLIVAQDSGGSMGGMDGSSGNETSMAVDAPRAHFGR
- a CDS encoding DUF1684 domain-containing protein, giving the protein MTDYAERLRENRAEKDRVFAEERGSPIPPDERDDFDGLDYFEPTPDYRVEATVTVHADPEPIGMETSDDRTVRYLRVVTFEFTLDGESHTLAGYRQAGGGDEVFVPFRDKTTGQQTYRGGRYMELAPDHELADGDRVTLDFNLAYTPFCAFSDAFSCPLPPEENWLETTVPAGERDPHASDEPSCDSAGQPGS